The Candidatus Poseidoniia archaeon genome contains the following window.
CCTTGGTCCAGAGGACAACAGGACCAAAATAGATGAACAACTACCTTTTGGTTTTGCTTCACCTGTTCCAGGTACAACTTTCTATCATTTTGATGGCGCACGCAATGCTACTGATTTCTATGAGATAAATGGTACGTTAGTTCTTTACGGAAACAACATTCCCATTTTCAGTGAAGGAACTTATTATGCAATCGGAACAACTACTTTCGAGCCTACAATAGGTGTTACACAGGCTGGGAATGTATATATGACCAGTTGGGGAACAGGAGATGGTGGTTCTACGGCCATAATCAAGTGCGAAGGGATGCTTGAAATGAATTCCATCACTGAATATTCCTGCGCAGACAGTGGTCCCGGTGTTGTACCGAACAGCAATGACCCGTACCTGTACGTTGATTTGTGGAATGACAGATTGATGAAGTTCGATATGCATGCTCTTGCTGTTATGACAGTTCAGTATTCGGATAATGAGGCTGCAACTTGGTCTCCCCCCACAGAAGCAACTTCTCCTTATGCCATTCAGGATCACCAGACGATAGCATCTTCTCCTTACCAGGATTCTCTTTTGTCAATCCATGATACAACCTTTGTCTACTGCGTTAACACTCAATTTCCTCACCCACTCTGCTCAACGAGTTTTGATGGTGGTAATCTGTGGACGCCAGAAGTCTCAGGTGCTCCAACAGATTGTGATAGTGGTGGACTAACAGGTCATATAATTGGATCCAACAACGGTAATTTTTATAGAGGGAATAGAGGCTGTAATGGTGGTGAAGGATATTCAATATACAGGAGCACAGATGGAGGTATGTCCTGGACGGAACATCCACTTCCAACAGAAACTACTGGAACTGCAGAAACTTGGAATTTTGAGGAAGCTCAAGTAGCAGCCGATTCTGAAGACAACGTCCATGCTATGTGGATGGGGTTTGACAATATGCCATATTATTCATATTCTCACGATGAAGGAGGAACGTGGAGCAACCCAATTATGGTTGCACCCCCTGGTGTCAATGGGACTGGATTTCCTGCAATCGCGGCCGGTTCCGAAGGAAGGGTGGCAATGGGTTACATCGGCACAACTAACGGTGGATTGACTTGGAATGGATATATGACTGTAATAACAGATTCATTCAATGAAAATCCGTTGCTGACCACAGTAGTTGTAAACCTACCCGACGACCCGCTCGAGAACGCCAAGGAAGACTGCGGATACGACCGCTGCGGCGGCTTTGGAGATTTTATAGACATCGTCGTGGGTTCGGATGGCCGTCCGTGGCTCGGACTAGCACATAATCCTGCCGGTGAAATAGGTATTTTCGGGACGTTCGCGGAAGGGCCGTCGCTGCGCGGCGATACGGCAGCGGCGCTGACAACGCTGCCGCTGGGCGGGCCGGGAACGTTGTAATGATTGTTAATAATTTATTCCAATATTTCCCAACCATAAACCGTAGCTTGTTGATGGACGGGATGAATTAAATCAGTA
Protein-coding sequences here:
- a CDS encoding sialidase family protein, which gives rise to MQQKAVAVVFLFVFSSLAGCLGPEDNRTKIDEQLPFGFASPVPGTTFYHFDGARNATDFYEINGTLVLYGNNIPIFSEGTYYAIGTTTFEPTIGVTQAGNVYMTSWGTGDGGSTAIIKCEGMLEMNSITEYSCADSGPGVVPNSNDPYLYVDLWNDRLMKFDMHALAVMTVQYSDNEAATWSPPTEATSPYAIQDHQTIASSPYQDSLLSIHDTTFVYCVNTQFPHPLCSTSFDGGNLWTPEVSGAPTDCDSGGLTGHIIGSNNGNFYRGNRGCNGGEGYSIYRSTDGGMSWTEHPLPTETTGTAETWNFEEAQVAADSEDNVHAMWMGFDNMPYYSYSHDEGGTWSNPIMVAPPGVNGTGFPAIAAGSEGRVAMGYIGTTNGGLTWNGYMTVITDSFNENPLLTTVVVNLPDDPLENAKEDCGYDRCGGFGDFIDIVVGSDGRPWLGLAHNPAGEIGIFGTFAEGPSLRGDTAAALTTLPLGGPGTL